In Bacillus rossius redtenbacheri isolate Brsri chromosome 9 unlocalized genomic scaffold, Brsri_v3 Brsri_v3_scf9_2, whole genome shotgun sequence, one DNA window encodes the following:
- the LOC134542999 gene encoding uncharacterized protein LOC134542999 isoform X1: MELRLWEGRFRYLLHTDKMSDVKKDCMVVVLVESRADESLAVRGIEGGLAHAPSQQFRGLTTADIVALGASRTGRKDPAVDEATKALAAGKQPSPVLLAKLIKAFVQDLLAGTKSREKISASQKKRSTKRTKSNKSESKKDLPKPKKEVDSNIFIRPGTKLERRITGWDDVKEVIDPSHDVNKLFVVITGLHEPQLLVNMALEEVPFHCFVKICLENDQDLDNGSSSISEDNDNILKYWKTFHQLLQVNDNIVLMKDVAFVEFRPNISIRKLNDPAQKFHTQRTIFNEFVDLMYYISDSRYQHKHYVDNIIVTAVEEVPVLNLGNMHFYNSLVNKVLPECVDVPYLLDCMLKQVEQMLSEEAQNSETKDTVTGGIDSSLESAIQILNNEYDIVMKSPIADELQTSMTVLSEEEVSNKYSEANAQVKLSDIHKTNLVCLFQAWVEMATVINDNESETPMQSLFQDMSCSLLNTLLQENACSQPKQYIKYLPIVSSDVSDLSIYSINSNYLNNNGSLIAKQLKCKLFRLDGLSTIYSDDKWPESCISAEIMNAGTALKEILTSIWDFNCMDIRNSNLRKILCVRFHSNYNQKPVYSQKYHVYLRTPIYFRDFYEFVLDYESNWFEEEEKKLKETLKGKTVLNSEGLKIISEMGTESFLNGIAQRLILINSLKYQKMLNLDSARNADIVPLSENKKVSKTKKKSKKDKSTGSDTGKSKASVKKASKKTSKKTSDSSKKALTFSTEPPVSLNEIKNESLLQGYNLGPMRVQLSGHVTSFSSPSGGSVYVDTKMWAHQSKTIRLKISAQGHSLLFHHISKSSVPINNFHINTRLGVCIAFERKANISSHISISKQPEEEEEQVPNTKKKINEPKKSVPKTAQKGSRVSYPETDTNNPSEIKLPKTQKETHELSGYRTKMSLPSGLVIETVELYHLHHYIKQQYININERNKCKENYRCFLANGNVLKFMNDGTIFVLCPDSTVFECFPINSEPVQKIVTIQDEEKRESVKQKGRKKIIEKKGGSKSSSRKSLQEVAEAIIETNYSSEKEKFMQAFKCCVLTADGKHFTLNNSNASERLPDEFIRTITNHVTGEILKRRLDGSTLLLKPDGTLITTFPDDTIITTHVGESEIEFSYDFEDIIYCSTYIMLDTTTTMEHPLYARVKSSMHDLNVEMPDDTHVKILRNGICTVSMKHELLVKIENEAVRFIHKTDKQEHFVSIIYMNAWKEDSSFVLSHTTDIYGNEFEVKCDGTTTSSIQTEGFNTCRCFTIANDMTVTELLPAAAVDLHIENIMNKTDFSVFLEPISLTPYHYYIATLQIISDKRPWDMIYERDMVFLHRKNKTDEKKSKNNLPPWLQPAKKLKTSSKTDFLLKSNPKQKIIFLLKVLFQLSNAEVKSKEPTKSCDCFTFTLDNCKVHLFSDIIQNHVNLFLEGKFPHLGEFLQGITHDLKKEILQPESLKNCFTLKNQTTKLERKLKDDKFERYKNILRTREFGRYFDTVPGITFLNINELIDQTVNYSETKNRTKKNCADVLYTIVEEL, encoded by the exons ATGGAACTACGCTTATGGGAGGGCCGATTCCG GTATTTACTTCACACTGACAAAATGTCGGACGTCAAGAAAGACTGCATGGTAGTTGTACTGGTGGAGAGCCGTGCCGACGAGTCCCTTGCCGTACGCGGGATCGAGGGAGGGCTGGCACATGCGCCCAGCCAGCAGTTTCGGGGGTTAACGACGGCAGACATCGTGGCCCTGGGAGCCTCCCGTACTGGGCGGAAAGACCCAGCTGTGGACGAAGCAACGAAAGCGCTGGCAGCTGGGAAGCAGCCCTCACCGGTCCTCCTGGCCAAACTGATCAAGGCGTTCGTCCAGGACCTACTGGCGGGAACCAAATCGAGAGAG AAAATATCAGCGTCGCAGAAGAAGCGAAGCACTAAACGAACCAAGAGTAACAAAAGCGAGTCAAAAAAAGACCTTCCAAAACCAAAAAAAGAAGTAGATAGTAATATTTTCATCAGGCCGGGCACCAAGCTGGAAAGAAGGATAACTGGCTGGGACGATGTGAAGGAAGTAATAGACCCATCACATGACGTCAACAAGTTGTTTGTTGTTATAACGGGACTGCACGAACCGCAGCTGCTGGTTAATATGGCACTCGAAGAAGTCCCATTTCATTGCTTTGTTAAGATATGTTTAGAGAATGATCAAGATCTTGACAATGGATCTTCATCAATCAGTGAAGATAATGATAACATCTTGAAATACTGGAAGACATTTCACCAACTATTGCAAGTAAATGATAACATAGTTTTAATGAAAGATGTAGCATTTGTAGAGTTTCGACCTAATATCAGCATTCGAAAGCTCAATGATCCTGCACAAAAATTCCACACGCAGAGAACTATATTTAACGAATTTGTGGATTTAATGTATTACATTTCAGACTCAAGATACCAACACAAACATTATGTAGACAATATCATTGTGACAGCTGTGGAAGAAGTACCAGTATTGAATCTTGGAAACATGCATTTTTACAACTCTTTGGTTAATAAGGTTCTGCCTGAGTGTGTTGATGTTCCGTATCTCTTGGACTGCATGTTAAAGCAGGTGGAGCAAATGTTATCAGAAGAGGCTCAAAATTCCGAAACTAAAGATACAGTAACTGGAGGTATAGATTCATCACTTGAATCTGCTATACAAATCCTGAATAATGAATATGACATAGTGATGAAGTCTCCAATAGCTGATGAGTTGCAAACTTCAATGACTGTTCTTAGTGAGGAGGAAGTTTCTAATAAATATTCGGAGGCAAATGCCCAGGTGAAACTCTCAGATATCCACAAAACAAATCTTGTATGCTTATTTCAGGCATGGGTTGAAATGGCTACGGTCATAAATGATAATGAAAGTGAGACACCGATGCAATCTTTGTTTCAAGACATGAGTTGCTCTTTGTTGAATACCTTACTTCAAGAAAATGCTTGTTCACAACCAAAACAATATATCAAATACTTGCCTATAGTATCAAGTGATGTTAGCGATTTATCTATTTactcaataaattcaaattatttgaaCAATAATGGATCTCTGATAGCAAAGCAACTGAAATGTAAACTGTTCAGATTGGATGGGTTGTCTACAATCTACAGTGACGACAAATGGCCCGAAAGTTGCATTTCTGCTGAAATCATGAACGCAGGTACGGCGTTAAAAGAAATATTGACTTCTATTTGGGATTTCAACTGCATGGACATCAGAAACAGTAATCTTAGAAAAATATTGTGTGTTCGTTTTCATTCAAACTACAACCAGAAACCAGTATATTCTCAAAAATACCATGTTTACCTACGCACACCTATTTATTTTAGAGACTTTTATGAATTTGTTCTGGACTACGAATCTAACTGGTTCGAGGAGGAAGAGAAAAAACTTAAGGAAACTTTAAAAGGCAAAACTGTTCTTAATTCTGAAGGGTTAAAGATAATCTCAGAAATGGGGACAGAATCCTTTTTAAACGGCATTGCGCAGAGATTAATACTAATCAACTCTTTAAAATATCAGAAAATGCTTAACTTGGATTCAGCTAGGAATGCAGATATCGTTCCTTTATCTGAAAACAAAAAGGTttccaaaaccaaaaaaaaatccaagaaagATAAATCTACTGGTTCAGATACTGGTAAAAGCAAGGCCTCTGTTAAAAAAGCTAGTAAAAAAACTAGTAAAAAAACTTCTGATAGTTCCAAGAAAGCTCTTACTTTCAGCACAGAACCACCAGTttcattaaatgaaataaaaaatgagtCGTTACTACAGGGATATAATCTAGGGCCAATGCGTGTGCAGCTTTCGGGGCATGTTACAAGTTTTTCCAGCCCAAGTGGGGGTTCTGTCTATGTTGATACAAAAATGTGGGCACATCAATCTAAGACAATAAGACTAAAAATCTCTGCGCAAGGTCATAGCCTTTTATTTCATCACATCAGTAAAAGTTCCGtaccaataaataattttcacataAATACTCGTTTAGGCGTATGCATCGCGTTTGAAAGAAAAGCCAATATCTCATCACATATTTCAATCTCAAAACAACCAGAAGAAGAAGAGGAACAAGTACCCAATACTAAAAAGAAAATCAACGAGCCAAAGAAATCTGTTCCTAAAACAGCACAAAAGGGAAGTCGAGTATCTTATCCAGAAACTGATACAAATAATCCTTCCGAAATTAAACTACCCAAGACTCAAAAAGAAACACATGAATTGTCTGGGTATAGAACTAAAATGTCTTTACCATCTGGTTTGGTTATAGAGACTGTTGAATTATATCATCTACATCATTATATTAAGCaacaatatattaatattaatgaacgcaataaatgtaaagaaaattacagatgttttctAGCCAATGGTAATGTACTGAAGTTTATGAACGATGGgactatttttgttttgtgtccaGACAGCACTGTTTTTGAATGCTTTCCTATAAACAGTGAACCAGTACAGAAAATAGTAACAATTCAAGATGAAGAGAAAAGGGAATCCGTTAAAcaaaagggaagaaaaaaaataattgagaaaaaagGAGGTTCTAAAAGTTCGTCAAGAAAATCGCTTCAGGAGGTGGCTGAAGCAATAATAGAAACCAATTATTCAAGTGAAAAAGAAAAGTTTATGCAGGCATTCAAGTGCTGTGTGTTAACAGCTGATggaaaacattttacattaaataattccAATGCTTCCGAACGTCTGCCAGACGAATTCATTAGAACTATCACAAATCATGTGACGGGAGAGATTCTTAAGAGACGGCTCGATGGATCTACCCTTTTGTTAAAACCAGATGGCACGTTGATAACTACATTTCCGGACGACACAATTATAACAACTCACGTAGGTGAAAGTGAAATTGAATTTTCTTACGACTTCGAAGATATTATATACTGTTCAACATACATTATGCTTGATACAACAACAACTATGGAACATCCACTATATGCTAGAGTGAAATCATCCATGCATGATTTAAATGTAGAAATGCCAGATGACACACACGTCAAAATTTTACGGAATGGAATTTGCACAGTATCAATGAAACATGAACTTTTGGTCAAGATAGAAAATGAAGCCGTAAGGTTCATCCATAAGACTGATAAACAAGAACATTTTGTATCCATTATTTACATGAATGCATGGAAAGAAGATTCGTCCTTTGTTTTAAGTCACACTACAGACATATACGGCAATGAGTTCGAAGTTAAGTGTGATGGCACAACCACTTCTTCTATTCAGACTGAAGGGTTTAATACTTGTCGTTGTTTTACTATTGCTAATGATATGACAGTAACTGAACTACTCCCTGCCGCGGCAGTAGATTTACACATTGAAAATATTATGAACAAGACcgatttttctgtatttttggaACCTATATCACTAACACCATATCATTATTACATAGCCACACTGCAAATTATTAGTGATAAACGACCATGGGACATGATCTACGAGAGAGATATGGTTTTTCTtcatagaaaaaataaaactgacgagaaaaaaagcaaaaataatcTACCTCCTTGGTTACagccagcaaaaaaattaaaaacttcatcAAAAACAGACTTTCTTCTCAAAAGTAAtcctaaacaaaaaataatttttcttctgaAAGTTTTATTTCAACTGTCGAATGCTGAAGTTAAGAGTAAAGAGCCTACAAAAAGTTGCGACTGTTTTACATTTACACTTGATAATTGCAAAGTTCATTTATTTTCAGACATTATTCAGAATCATGTGAACCTTTTTTTAGAAGGGAAATTCCCACATTTGGGGGAATTTTTGCAAGGAATAACACACGatttgaaaaaagaaattttgCAACCAGAGTCACtgaaaaattgtttcacattAAAAAACCAAACTACGAAATTGGAAAGAAAATTAAAGGATGACAAATTTGAACGTTATAAAAACATTTTGCGAACACGTGAATTCGGCCGTTATTTTGACACTGTACCTGGGATTACATTCCTCAACATAAATGAACTCATAGATCAAACAGTGAACTACTCTGAAACTAAAAATCgcaccaaaaaaaattgtgctgaTGTACTGTATACTATAGTTGAAGaattataa
- the LOC134542999 gene encoding uncharacterized protein LOC134542999 isoform X2 has protein sequence MSDVKKDCMVVVLVESRADESLAVRGIEGGLAHAPSQQFRGLTTADIVALGASRTGRKDPAVDEATKALAAGKQPSPVLLAKLIKAFVQDLLAGTKSREKISASQKKRSTKRTKSNKSESKKDLPKPKKEVDSNIFIRPGTKLERRITGWDDVKEVIDPSHDVNKLFVVITGLHEPQLLVNMALEEVPFHCFVKICLENDQDLDNGSSSISEDNDNILKYWKTFHQLLQVNDNIVLMKDVAFVEFRPNISIRKLNDPAQKFHTQRTIFNEFVDLMYYISDSRYQHKHYVDNIIVTAVEEVPVLNLGNMHFYNSLVNKVLPECVDVPYLLDCMLKQVEQMLSEEAQNSETKDTVTGGIDSSLESAIQILNNEYDIVMKSPIADELQTSMTVLSEEEVSNKYSEANAQVKLSDIHKTNLVCLFQAWVEMATVINDNESETPMQSLFQDMSCSLLNTLLQENACSQPKQYIKYLPIVSSDVSDLSIYSINSNYLNNNGSLIAKQLKCKLFRLDGLSTIYSDDKWPESCISAEIMNAGTALKEILTSIWDFNCMDIRNSNLRKILCVRFHSNYNQKPVYSQKYHVYLRTPIYFRDFYEFVLDYESNWFEEEEKKLKETLKGKTVLNSEGLKIISEMGTESFLNGIAQRLILINSLKYQKMLNLDSARNADIVPLSENKKVSKTKKKSKKDKSTGSDTGKSKASVKKASKKTSKKTSDSSKKALTFSTEPPVSLNEIKNESLLQGYNLGPMRVQLSGHVTSFSSPSGGSVYVDTKMWAHQSKTIRLKISAQGHSLLFHHISKSSVPINNFHINTRLGVCIAFERKANISSHISISKQPEEEEEQVPNTKKKINEPKKSVPKTAQKGSRVSYPETDTNNPSEIKLPKTQKETHELSGYRTKMSLPSGLVIETVELYHLHHYIKQQYININERNKCKENYRCFLANGNVLKFMNDGTIFVLCPDSTVFECFPINSEPVQKIVTIQDEEKRESVKQKGRKKIIEKKGGSKSSSRKSLQEVAEAIIETNYSSEKEKFMQAFKCCVLTADGKHFTLNNSNASERLPDEFIRTITNHVTGEILKRRLDGSTLLLKPDGTLITTFPDDTIITTHVGESEIEFSYDFEDIIYCSTYIMLDTTTTMEHPLYARVKSSMHDLNVEMPDDTHVKILRNGICTVSMKHELLVKIENEAVRFIHKTDKQEHFVSIIYMNAWKEDSSFVLSHTTDIYGNEFEVKCDGTTTSSIQTEGFNTCRCFTIANDMTVTELLPAAAVDLHIENIMNKTDFSVFLEPISLTPYHYYIATLQIISDKRPWDMIYERDMVFLHRKNKTDEKKSKNNLPPWLQPAKKLKTSSKTDFLLKSNPKQKIIFLLKVLFQLSNAEVKSKEPTKSCDCFTFTLDNCKVHLFSDIIQNHVNLFLEGKFPHLGEFLQGITHDLKKEILQPESLKNCFTLKNQTTKLERKLKDDKFERYKNILRTREFGRYFDTVPGITFLNINELIDQTVNYSETKNRTKKNCADVLYTIVEEL, from the exons ATGTCGGACGTCAAGAAAGACTGCATGGTAGTTGTACTGGTGGAGAGCCGTGCCGACGAGTCCCTTGCCGTACGCGGGATCGAGGGAGGGCTGGCACATGCGCCCAGCCAGCAGTTTCGGGGGTTAACGACGGCAGACATCGTGGCCCTGGGAGCCTCCCGTACTGGGCGGAAAGACCCAGCTGTGGACGAAGCAACGAAAGCGCTGGCAGCTGGGAAGCAGCCCTCACCGGTCCTCCTGGCCAAACTGATCAAGGCGTTCGTCCAGGACCTACTGGCGGGAACCAAATCGAGAGAG AAAATATCAGCGTCGCAGAAGAAGCGAAGCACTAAACGAACCAAGAGTAACAAAAGCGAGTCAAAAAAAGACCTTCCAAAACCAAAAAAAGAAGTAGATAGTAATATTTTCATCAGGCCGGGCACCAAGCTGGAAAGAAGGATAACTGGCTGGGACGATGTGAAGGAAGTAATAGACCCATCACATGACGTCAACAAGTTGTTTGTTGTTATAACGGGACTGCACGAACCGCAGCTGCTGGTTAATATGGCACTCGAAGAAGTCCCATTTCATTGCTTTGTTAAGATATGTTTAGAGAATGATCAAGATCTTGACAATGGATCTTCATCAATCAGTGAAGATAATGATAACATCTTGAAATACTGGAAGACATTTCACCAACTATTGCAAGTAAATGATAACATAGTTTTAATGAAAGATGTAGCATTTGTAGAGTTTCGACCTAATATCAGCATTCGAAAGCTCAATGATCCTGCACAAAAATTCCACACGCAGAGAACTATATTTAACGAATTTGTGGATTTAATGTATTACATTTCAGACTCAAGATACCAACACAAACATTATGTAGACAATATCATTGTGACAGCTGTGGAAGAAGTACCAGTATTGAATCTTGGAAACATGCATTTTTACAACTCTTTGGTTAATAAGGTTCTGCCTGAGTGTGTTGATGTTCCGTATCTCTTGGACTGCATGTTAAAGCAGGTGGAGCAAATGTTATCAGAAGAGGCTCAAAATTCCGAAACTAAAGATACAGTAACTGGAGGTATAGATTCATCACTTGAATCTGCTATACAAATCCTGAATAATGAATATGACATAGTGATGAAGTCTCCAATAGCTGATGAGTTGCAAACTTCAATGACTGTTCTTAGTGAGGAGGAAGTTTCTAATAAATATTCGGAGGCAAATGCCCAGGTGAAACTCTCAGATATCCACAAAACAAATCTTGTATGCTTATTTCAGGCATGGGTTGAAATGGCTACGGTCATAAATGATAATGAAAGTGAGACACCGATGCAATCTTTGTTTCAAGACATGAGTTGCTCTTTGTTGAATACCTTACTTCAAGAAAATGCTTGTTCACAACCAAAACAATATATCAAATACTTGCCTATAGTATCAAGTGATGTTAGCGATTTATCTATTTactcaataaattcaaattatttgaaCAATAATGGATCTCTGATAGCAAAGCAACTGAAATGTAAACTGTTCAGATTGGATGGGTTGTCTACAATCTACAGTGACGACAAATGGCCCGAAAGTTGCATTTCTGCTGAAATCATGAACGCAGGTACGGCGTTAAAAGAAATATTGACTTCTATTTGGGATTTCAACTGCATGGACATCAGAAACAGTAATCTTAGAAAAATATTGTGTGTTCGTTTTCATTCAAACTACAACCAGAAACCAGTATATTCTCAAAAATACCATGTTTACCTACGCACACCTATTTATTTTAGAGACTTTTATGAATTTGTTCTGGACTACGAATCTAACTGGTTCGAGGAGGAAGAGAAAAAACTTAAGGAAACTTTAAAAGGCAAAACTGTTCTTAATTCTGAAGGGTTAAAGATAATCTCAGAAATGGGGACAGAATCCTTTTTAAACGGCATTGCGCAGAGATTAATACTAATCAACTCTTTAAAATATCAGAAAATGCTTAACTTGGATTCAGCTAGGAATGCAGATATCGTTCCTTTATCTGAAAACAAAAAGGTttccaaaaccaaaaaaaaatccaagaaagATAAATCTACTGGTTCAGATACTGGTAAAAGCAAGGCCTCTGTTAAAAAAGCTAGTAAAAAAACTAGTAAAAAAACTTCTGATAGTTCCAAGAAAGCTCTTACTTTCAGCACAGAACCACCAGTttcattaaatgaaataaaaaatgagtCGTTACTACAGGGATATAATCTAGGGCCAATGCGTGTGCAGCTTTCGGGGCATGTTACAAGTTTTTCCAGCCCAAGTGGGGGTTCTGTCTATGTTGATACAAAAATGTGGGCACATCAATCTAAGACAATAAGACTAAAAATCTCTGCGCAAGGTCATAGCCTTTTATTTCATCACATCAGTAAAAGTTCCGtaccaataaataattttcacataAATACTCGTTTAGGCGTATGCATCGCGTTTGAAAGAAAAGCCAATATCTCATCACATATTTCAATCTCAAAACAACCAGAAGAAGAAGAGGAACAAGTACCCAATACTAAAAAGAAAATCAACGAGCCAAAGAAATCTGTTCCTAAAACAGCACAAAAGGGAAGTCGAGTATCTTATCCAGAAACTGATACAAATAATCCTTCCGAAATTAAACTACCCAAGACTCAAAAAGAAACACATGAATTGTCTGGGTATAGAACTAAAATGTCTTTACCATCTGGTTTGGTTATAGAGACTGTTGAATTATATCATCTACATCATTATATTAAGCaacaatatattaatattaatgaacgcaataaatgtaaagaaaattacagatgttttctAGCCAATGGTAATGTACTGAAGTTTATGAACGATGGgactatttttgttttgtgtccaGACAGCACTGTTTTTGAATGCTTTCCTATAAACAGTGAACCAGTACAGAAAATAGTAACAATTCAAGATGAAGAGAAAAGGGAATCCGTTAAAcaaaagggaagaaaaaaaataattgagaaaaaagGAGGTTCTAAAAGTTCGTCAAGAAAATCGCTTCAGGAGGTGGCTGAAGCAATAATAGAAACCAATTATTCAAGTGAAAAAGAAAAGTTTATGCAGGCATTCAAGTGCTGTGTGTTAACAGCTGATggaaaacattttacattaaataattccAATGCTTCCGAACGTCTGCCAGACGAATTCATTAGAACTATCACAAATCATGTGACGGGAGAGATTCTTAAGAGACGGCTCGATGGATCTACCCTTTTGTTAAAACCAGATGGCACGTTGATAACTACATTTCCGGACGACACAATTATAACAACTCACGTAGGTGAAAGTGAAATTGAATTTTCTTACGACTTCGAAGATATTATATACTGTTCAACATACATTATGCTTGATACAACAACAACTATGGAACATCCACTATATGCTAGAGTGAAATCATCCATGCATGATTTAAATGTAGAAATGCCAGATGACACACACGTCAAAATTTTACGGAATGGAATTTGCACAGTATCAATGAAACATGAACTTTTGGTCAAGATAGAAAATGAAGCCGTAAGGTTCATCCATAAGACTGATAAACAAGAACATTTTGTATCCATTATTTACATGAATGCATGGAAAGAAGATTCGTCCTTTGTTTTAAGTCACACTACAGACATATACGGCAATGAGTTCGAAGTTAAGTGTGATGGCACAACCACTTCTTCTATTCAGACTGAAGGGTTTAATACTTGTCGTTGTTTTACTATTGCTAATGATATGACAGTAACTGAACTACTCCCTGCCGCGGCAGTAGATTTACACATTGAAAATATTATGAACAAGACcgatttttctgtatttttggaACCTATATCACTAACACCATATCATTATTACATAGCCACACTGCAAATTATTAGTGATAAACGACCATGGGACATGATCTACGAGAGAGATATGGTTTTTCTtcatagaaaaaataaaactgacgagaaaaaaagcaaaaataatcTACCTCCTTGGTTACagccagcaaaaaaattaaaaacttcatcAAAAACAGACTTTCTTCTCAAAAGTAAtcctaaacaaaaaataatttttcttctgaAAGTTTTATTTCAACTGTCGAATGCTGAAGTTAAGAGTAAAGAGCCTACAAAAAGTTGCGACTGTTTTACATTTACACTTGATAATTGCAAAGTTCATTTATTTTCAGACATTATTCAGAATCATGTGAACCTTTTTTTAGAAGGGAAATTCCCACATTTGGGGGAATTTTTGCAAGGAATAACACACGatttgaaaaaagaaattttgCAACCAGAGTCACtgaaaaattgtttcacattAAAAAACCAAACTACGAAATTGGAAAGAAAATTAAAGGATGACAAATTTGAACGTTATAAAAACATTTTGCGAACACGTGAATTCGGCCGTTATTTTGACACTGTACCTGGGATTACATTCCTCAACATAAATGAACTCATAGATCAAACAGTGAACTACTCTGAAACTAAAAATCgcaccaaaaaaaattgtgctgaTGTACTGTATACTATAGTTGAAGaattataa